The proteins below come from a single Sorghum bicolor cultivar BTx623 chromosome 4, Sorghum_bicolor_NCBIv3, whole genome shotgun sequence genomic window:
- the LOC110434751 gene encoding putative nuclease HARBI1, translating to MRMICYGVAADATDEYVRIAESTALDSLRHFVRAVVEVFGDVYLRHPNEADIARLLAMGEKKGFPGMLGSIDCMHWAWKNCPYERQGQYKGKEKKPSTIVLDAVASEDLWIWHAFFGMPGSHNDINVLHRSPLFDNLAEGRAPAVNFSVNGNDYNMGYYLADGIYPAWATLIQSITLPIGNKKQYFAKAQEAARKMVERAFGVLQSRFAIVRGGARIWDEETLALIMRACVIMHNMIVEDEGFVVDHTEHFEHGGENVEPAHGKPTRTLDEYIAAHREIRNKGTHIQLKEDLIEHLWNNHPDLYSYNI from the coding sequence ATGCGTATGATCTGTTATGGAGTTGCTGCTGATGCGACAGATGAGTATGTTCGCATTGCTGAAAGTACAGCGCTGGATAGCCTGAGACACTTTGTTCGTGCAGTTGTTGAGGTGTTTGGTGATGTATACCTGAGACATCCCAATGAGGCGGACATAGCACGCTTACTCGCAATGGGTGAGAAAAAAGGCTTTCCAGGAATGCTAGGGTCTATTGACTGTATGCACTGGGCGTGGAAGAATTGTCCTTACGAAAGACAAGGTCAGTACAAGGGGAAGGAGAAGAAGCCCAGTACTATCGTTTTGGACGCTGTTGCTTCAGAGGACCTTTGGATATGGCACGCTTTCTTTGGGATGCCAGGGTCTCATAACGACATCAATGTTCTCCATAGATCTCCTTTGTTTGATAACCTGGCGGAAGGTAGAGCTCCGGCAGTGAACTTTTCTGTTAATGGAAATGACTACAACATGGGCTACTATCTTGCAGATGGTATATACCCCGCATGGGCTACTTTAATCCAGTCCATCACTCTTCCTATCGGTAACAAGAAGCAATACTTTGCCAAAGCGCAAGAAGCAGCGAGGAAGATGGTGGAGAGAGCTTTCGGGGTTCTTCAGTCTAGGTTTGCCATTGTTCGTGGCGGAGCTCGAATTTGGGACGAAGAGACATTGGCATTGATCATGAGGGCATGTGTTATCATGCATAACATGATCGTCGAAGACGAAGGATTCGTGGTCGACCATACCGAGCATTTTGAGCACGGAGGTGAGAATGTCGAGCCTGCTCATGGAAAGCCTACTCGCACGCTTGATGAATATATTGCAGCACATCGGGAGATTAGAAACAAGGGTACACATATTCAGTTGAAAGAAGACCTCATCGAACACTTGTGGAACAACCATCCAGATTTATACTCGTACAATATATGA